The genomic DNA AGGCCACCGAGCGCTCGGTCTTGAATCGGCCGCTGGCGAACAGCGTGTACTCCGCCAGGCCATAGCAGGGGTAGAGACACTTGCGCTGAAAGCCGACCGGCTCGAAGGCTTCCGAGAAGCGGTGCAGAGTCTCCGCCTGCACCGGCTCGGAACCGTTGAAGGCCGATTGCCAGGAGGACAGGTCGAGGCCCTCGCGCTCCTGCGGTGAGATCTTCTCGACGCACAGGGCATAGCCGAAGTCGGGGGCGCCGGAGAAGGTGCCGCCGTAGCGGGTGATGGCTTCGAGCCAGCGACGCGGCTTCTTGAGGAAGTCGACGGGCGCCATCAGGTAGCAGGGCACGCCGTTGTAGATCGACGCCAGGACGTTCCCGATCAGCCCCATGTCGTGGTAGAGCGGTAGCCAGGAAACCACCACCGTGTCGCGATGGTGGCGCAACCCTTCGGCCATCAGCGCCTGGTTGTGGAGCAGGTTGCCGTGGCTCACCATCACGCCTTTGGGCTTCGCCGTCGAGCCGGAGGTGTACTGCAGGAAGGCGAGGTCGTCGCGCTGTGCGGCCACCTCCCGCCAATCCTCGGCGTGCCCGAGATCGAGAACATCGGTGGTCTCCCAGCCCATGGTCTTGAGCTCCGGGGCTTCCTGGAACCAGTTGCGAAGCTGGGAGTAGATACCGCCGGTGGTGAGCGCCACCGTCGGCTCGGCGTCCTCGATGATCGACTGCAGCCGCGGCAGATTGCGGTTCATTCGCGGCGGGTAGGCGGGCACCGCCACGACGCCGGCGTAAAGGCAACCGAAGAAGGCGGCGACGTAGTCGAGGCCGGGCGGGTAGAGCAGAAGCGCCCGGTCGCCCGGCGAGTGCTGTTCCTGGAGGCGAGCGGCGATCGCCCGAGCCCGCTGATCGAGGTCTCCGAAGGTCAGACGGTCGGATTCCTCACCGGCCTGCAGGAAGGTGTATGCGAGGTCCTGAGCCTGCTCTGCTGCCCGCACTCGGGCTAGCGCCAGGTAGGACGAAAGTCCGGTCATATTCATATTAGTCTTTTATATATAATTCTGACTACCGAATCTATTATACGGCGTATGTCCGAATTTGTGCAGGCTCAGATACAGGATTCGTAGCCTCTACTACGTCGAACCAGGGGGGGCGGTTTTAGGCTGAGGCGAGAAAAGTCCCGCCAGATCGAGCTTAAACGCTTTATTGATTTTAATTATTAATTTCATTAAAAATATGTGATCGTCAGAACTTCATTTCATTCAAGTAAATCCATGTTACGGTGTTTTGGAGTAATTGGGTCGGAAAAGGGGAAAGGAGGCAGGAAATCGGTTCGCGGGCGTGGTCGTCCGTCGAGCCTCCTTTCCGCCGGCCGTCGGCGGTCGAACGCCGGCGCTTCTCGAGTGGAGACATCGACCAGTCATGGCTAGCACGCTGTCAGTTGCTTCGAAGGACTCTCTCCCGGCGGGTCGAGTCGCGCCGGGTCCTGCCGCGCGCGGTTTCGCCGGCAGCCTGCCCGATTTTCGGGACGACAAGATCGGCTTCCTGATGGGAGCCTTGCGGGACTACGGGGAGATCGTGCGCTTCCGCTTCGGCCCCAAGGTGATTCACCTGTTGCAGCACCCGGACCACGTCAAGCTGGTGCTGGGGCGCAACCACCTCAACTTCGCCAAAGCCTCGCGCGGCTTCAACAAGCTGAAGTCCCTCCTCGGCAACGGCCTGGTCACCAGTGACGGCTCCTTCTGGCAGCGCCAGCGGCGTATCGCCCAGCCGGCCTTCCACCGCAAGCGCATCGCCGCCTTCGCCGAAACCATGACCGCCGTCGCCGAAGAGTTCGCCGACCGCTGGGAGCCCTATGCCGAGAGCGGCGAGCCCCTCGACCTCTATCCCGAGATGAACCGGTTGACCTTCAACGTGGTGATGCGAACCCTCCTCGGCGCCGACCTGCCACCGGCCGATTTCGACGCCGTCAGCCACGGCCTCGAGGTTTCCCTCAACCACATGAACCGCAACATCTACCGCCTTTTCGACGTGCCCTCGTCGTTGCCGACGCGCCGCAACCGCGAGTTCCGTGCCGGTGTCCAGGCGATGGACGACGTGGTCTACAAGGTCATCGCCGAGCGCCGCAAGGACTCCTCCGACCGCATCGACCTGCTGTCGATGATGATGCAGGCACGGGACGAGGAAACCGGCGAGCAGATGCTCGACGAGCATCTCCGGGACGAGGTCATGACCATCATGCTGGCGGGGCACGAGACCACTGCCATCGCGCTCACCTGGACCTGGTATCTGCTGTCGACCCATCCGCGCGAGGCCCGCCGCCTGCGCGCCGAGCTCGCCGAAGTGTTGGGTGGTCGGACCCCCACCATCGAAGATGTGCCGCGGCTGCCTTACACCACCCAGGTGGCGCACGAAGCGCTGCGCCTCTATCCGCCGCTGTGGGCCTTCTCTCGGCTGGTCAAAGAGGAGTTCGAGCTCGGGGGCTATCAGATCCCGGCCAACTCGACCCTCTTTCTGTCCCCCTACGTCACCCACCGCCATCCGGAGTTCTGGGAGAATCCCGAGGGCTTCGATCCCGAGCGCTTCGCCGTCGATCGCAAAGCAGGGCGCCACCCTTATGCCTTCTTGCCCTTCGGCGGCGGTCCGCGCAACTGCATCGGCTCGAACTTCGCGATTCTCGAGATGCAGATGGCCTTGGCCACCCTGGCGCAGCGATTTCGTCCCGACCTGCTGCCCGGGCATCACGTAGAGGTGGCACCGATTCTGACGCTGCGGCCCAATGCCGGCATGCCGATGGTGCTGCAAAGGGTGAATGGCGCGGCGTAAATTATTAGTTTTTATTATTTATGAAAACGTTTTCCAGTGAGCCCGTTGCGGGGGCTCGCCGACTCGATGAAGCGGAGCCTCGCTCGGGGGAGGGCGGAGCCGCCGCCGAGGCGCGGACCTCCGAGGAGGTCGCCTCGCGGCGCTACTCGCACTATGTGCTGGTGGTGCTTTTCTTGGTCTACGTGCTCAACTTCATCGACCGGCAGATCCTGTCGATCCTGGTCGAGCCGATCAAGCGCGACCTCGGCATCTCCGATACTCAGATCGGCTTTCTGACCGGCGTCGCCTTTGCGCTCTTCTACACCTTCGCCGGCATCCCCATCGCGCGCTGGGCGGACCGCGGCAAGCGCATCAACGTGATCACCTTCGGGCTCACCGTGTGGAGCGCCATGACCGCCCTTTGCGGCCTGGCCCGCGGCTTCGTCCATCTCGCCCTGGCGCGTATCGGGGTGGGCATCGGCGAGGCCGCCTTCGTGGCACCGGCCCATTCCCTGATCTCGGACTACTACCCGCCGGAGCGGCGGGCCACCGCCTTCGCCGTCTTTTCGATGGGCATCTACGTCGGCATCGCCTTCGGCTTCGCCCTTGGTGGCTGGATCGCCCAGCAGTTCGGCTGGCGGGTGGCGTTGATGGCGGTGGGACTGCCGGGGCTGCTGATGGCGGTGCTGCTGCGGCTGACCATCCGCGAGCCGGCGCGCGGTGCCTCCGAGACCCAGCGCCTCGACGATCGCGTCGAATCCCTCGCCGAGGTGCGGGCCTTTCTGCGCCGCATTCCGTCCTTCAAGCACATCGCCCTTGGTGCCGCCCTCCACGCTCTCGGCGGATATGCCTTCGCCGCCTGG from Acidobacteriota bacterium includes the following:
- a CDS encoding cytochrome P450; the protein is MASTLSVASKDSLPAGRVAPGPAARGFAGSLPDFRDDKIGFLMGALRDYGEIVRFRFGPKVIHLLQHPDHVKLVLGRNHLNFAKASRGFNKLKSLLGNGLVTSDGSFWQRQRRIAQPAFHRKRIAAFAETMTAVAEEFADRWEPYAESGEPLDLYPEMNRLTFNVVMRTLLGADLPPADFDAVSHGLEVSLNHMNRNIYRLFDVPSSLPTRRNREFRAGVQAMDDVVYKVIAERRKDSSDRIDLLSMMMQARDEETGEQMLDEHLRDEVMTIMLAGHETTAIALTWTWYLLSTHPREARRLRAELAEVLGGRTPTIEDVPRLPYTTQVAHEALRLYPPLWAFSRLVKEEFELGGYQIPANSTLFLSPYVTHRHPEFWENPEGFDPERFAVDRKAGRHPYAFLPFGGGPRNCIGSNFAILEMQMALATLAQRFRPDLLPGHHVEVAPILTLRPNAGMPMVLQRVNGAA
- a CDS encoding MFS transporter, whose protein sequence is MKTFSSEPVAGARRLDEAEPRSGEGGAAAEARTSEEVASRRYSHYVLVVLFLVYVLNFIDRQILSILVEPIKRDLGISDTQIGFLTGVAFALFYTFAGIPIARWADRGKRINVITFGLTVWSAMTALCGLARGFVHLALARIGVGIGEAAFVAPAHSLISDYYPPERRATAFAVFSMGIYVGIAFGFALGGWIAQQFGWRVALMAVGLPGLLMAVLLRLTIREPARGASETQRLDDRVESLAEVRAFLRRIPSFKHIALGAALHALGGYAFAAWAPAFYIRVYQAELAKVGLWLGLIIGLGGALGAVGGGMLADRLGARDLRWQVYLPALASLLSIPFLFGILFAPGETASLLWLIPFAALAGVWSGPVFAVVQGLVKLRMRALAAAILAFVVSLIGLGLGPLSVGVLNDSLAAGQGNQAVRWSLLIIVVTDLWAAGHFFLAGRTLKRDWEVKNETEGRS